From the Billgrantia sulfidoxydans genome, one window contains:
- a CDS encoding AEC family transporter encodes MLADLFAVMAPVLAGAGLGFTWIRLGQPYPVDFVTRLVFNIGTPALVIASLTGAEIDAGSFGRTMLATALVMVCMGLATFAMARLLRRDWRVLLAPMMYPNTGNMGLPVVLYAFGSAGFAFGITVMVTVSLFQFTIGAVIASTGNPLRTLVRTPTVYAILIALALLLSDTELPRWLANSVGLISGFTVPLMLITLGVSLASIKVKNLRSGIGFSLLRIPVAALLAWGIGTLLGLSPLALSILVLQMSMPVAVFNYLFAQRAKREPEYVASLVFCSTLLALLYLPILLAILM; translated from the coding sequence ATGCTCGCCGACCTTTTTGCCGTGATGGCTCCCGTGCTGGCCGGTGCCGGCCTGGGCTTCACCTGGATTCGCCTGGGCCAGCCCTACCCCGTGGATTTCGTCACGCGCCTGGTGTTCAACATCGGCACCCCGGCGCTGGTGATCGCCTCGCTCACCGGCGCCGAGATCGACGCCGGCAGTTTCGGGCGCACCATGCTCGCCACCGCCCTGGTAATGGTCTGCATGGGCCTGGCCACCTTCGCCATGGCACGCCTGCTGCGCCGCGACTGGCGGGTGCTGCTGGCACCGATGATGTACCCCAACACGGGCAACATGGGGCTGCCGGTGGTGCTCTACGCTTTCGGCAGCGCCGGCTTTGCCTTCGGCATCACGGTGATGGTCACGGTCTCGCTGTTCCAGTTCACCATCGGGGCCGTGATCGCCAGCACCGGCAACCCGCTGAGAACCCTGGTCAGGACACCCACGGTTTACGCTATCCTGATAGCGTTGGCCCTGTTGCTGAGCGACACCGAGCTGCCGCGCTGGCTGGCCAACAGCGTGGGGCTGATCTCGGGCTTCACCGTGCCGCTGATGCTGATCACGCTGGGCGTGTCGCTGGCCAGCATCAAGGTCAAGAACCTCCGCTCTGGGATCGGCTTCAGCCTGCTGCGCATCCCGGTCGCGGCGCTGCTGGCCTGGGGCATCGGCACGCTGCTGGGCCTGTCGCCGCTGGCACTCAGCATCCTGGTGCTGCAGATGAGCATGCCGGTGGCCGTGTTCAACTACCTGTTCGCCCAGCGTGCCAAGCGTGAACCGGAATACGTGGCCAGCCTGGTGTTCTGCTCGACGCTGCTGGCCCTGCTCTACCTGCCGATCCTGCTGGCGATCCTGATGTAG
- a CDS encoding ABC transporter ATP-binding protein gives MPANASANSFQALVRLLRYARGYRRRIVAATICSVINKIFDIAPEILIGVAIDVVVNQERSFVARVGFETAQQQIVVLAVLTFFIWAGESIFEYLYKILWRNLAQRLQADMRLDTYEHAQRLDMAYFESKSSGQLVATMNDDVNQLERFLDGGANSLIQVGVTVVAVGAVFFVISPLIALLAFTPIPLIIWGAFFFQRKAGPLYAEVREKVGDLASRLSNNLSGIATIKSFTSEAREAERLRQVSEAYVEANRRAIQVSSAFIPVIRMAILAGFLATFTVGGMMALRGDLNVGAYGVLVFLTQRLLWPLTGLAEVIDLFERAMASTRRILDLLAVPITVKDNEGQSLAEPVRGEVSFEAVSFRYDASGVGVDGVSLHVPAGNTLALVGATGSGKSTLMKLLLRFYDPAAGRVCIDGQPIGEVSLASLRQAIGLVSQDVYLFEGSIRDNIAYGRPEADEAAIVEAARTAEAWSFIQALPQGLDTAVGERGVRLSGGQRQRLSLARALLKDPPILVLDEATSAVDNETEAAIQRSLAKIGHGRTVIMIAHRLSTIVHADEIVVIDGGRVVEQGTHAGLLARDGRYAAQWRVQTGALEASEALG, from the coding sequence ATGCCAGCCAATGCTTCCGCCAACAGCTTCCAGGCCTTGGTGCGCCTGCTGCGCTATGCGCGCGGCTACCGGCGCCGCATCGTCGCCGCCACCATCTGTTCGGTCATCAACAAGATCTTCGACATCGCCCCCGAGATCCTCATCGGCGTAGCCATCGACGTGGTGGTCAACCAGGAGCGCAGCTTCGTCGCGCGGGTCGGCTTCGAGACGGCCCAGCAGCAGATCGTGGTGCTCGCCGTGCTCACCTTCTTCATCTGGGCCGGCGAATCGATCTTCGAGTACCTCTACAAGATCCTGTGGCGCAATCTGGCCCAGCGGCTTCAGGCCGACATGCGCCTGGACACCTACGAGCACGCCCAGCGCCTCGACATGGCCTACTTCGAGTCGAAGAGTTCGGGGCAACTGGTGGCGACCATGAACGACGACGTCAACCAGCTCGAGCGTTTCCTCGACGGCGGCGCCAATTCGCTGATCCAGGTCGGCGTCACCGTGGTGGCGGTAGGGGCGGTGTTCTTCGTCATCTCGCCGCTGATCGCGCTGCTCGCCTTCACGCCGATCCCGCTGATCATCTGGGGCGCCTTCTTCTTCCAGCGCAAGGCCGGCCCGCTCTACGCGGAGGTGCGCGAGAAGGTTGGCGACCTGGCCAGCCGGCTCTCCAACAACCTCTCCGGCATTGCCACCATCAAGAGCTTCACCAGCGAGGCGCGCGAGGCCGAGCGACTGCGCCAGGTCAGCGAGGCCTATGTCGAGGCCAACCGCCGCGCCATCCAGGTCAGCTCCGCCTTCATCCCGGTGATCCGCATGGCGATCCTGGCCGGTTTCCTCGCCACCTTCACCGTGGGCGGCATGATGGCACTGCGCGGCGATCTCAACGTTGGCGCCTACGGCGTGCTGGTGTTCCTCACCCAGCGCCTGCTGTGGCCGCTGACGGGGCTCGCCGAGGTGATCGACCTGTTCGAGCGCGCCATGGCCAGCACCCGGCGCATCCTCGACCTGCTGGCGGTGCCGATCACGGTGAAGGACAACGAAGGCCAGTCGCTGGCCGAGCCGGTGCGCGGCGAGGTGAGCTTCGAAGCGGTGAGCTTCCGCTATGACGCCAGCGGCGTGGGCGTGGACGGCGTCAGCCTGCACGTGCCTGCCGGCAACACCCTGGCGCTGGTGGGCGCCACCGGTTCCGGCAAGTCGACCCTGATGAAGCTGCTGCTGCGCTTCTACGATCCCGCCGCCGGCCGGGTCTGCATCGACGGCCAGCCGATCGGCGAGGTGAGCCTGGCCTCGCTGCGCCAGGCCATCGGCCTGGTCAGCCAGGACGTCTACCTGTTCGAGGGCTCGATTCGCGACAACATCGCCTATGGGCGACCGGAGGCCGACGAGGCAGCGATAGTGGAAGCCGCGAGGACGGCGGAAGCGTGGTCGTTTATCCAGGCCCTGCCCCAGGGGCTCGATACCGCCGTGGGCGAGCGCGGCGTGCGCCTCTCCGGAGGACAGCGCCAGCGGCTCTCGCTGGCGCGCGCCCTGCTCAAGGACCCGCCGATCCTCGTGCTCGACGAGGCCACCAGCGCGGTGGACAACGAGACCGAGGCGGCCATCCAGCGCTCGCTGGCCAAGATCGGACATGGCCGCACGGTGATCATGATCGCCCACCGCCTCTCGACCATCGTGCATGCCGACGAGATCGTGGTGATCGACGGTGGGCGGGTCGTGGAGCAGGGCACCCATGCCGGGCTGCTGGCACGGGACGGGCGCTACGCCGCCCAGTGGCGGGTGCAGACCGGCGCGCTGGAGGCGAGCGAGGCGCTCGGCTGA
- a CDS encoding sodium:solute symporter family transporter, giving the protein MPEFELATIDLLIVGLYVAMILGIGFWAGRKQQDSESYFLAGRGTLWPLVGLSLVSANLSGTSYIGLAGAGYHDGIAVWNYEWMATLVLVFFVLFILPFYLRSRVSTMPEFLARRYDQRSRYAFSLFSIFTAILIDSAGALFAGGITLQLLFPDVPLGVLIGAMALLGGGYVILGGLRAVIITDTIQCVLLYVAGGVIFFMVFRELGSWSAVQDAAPEDGFSVIKPADDDFLPWPGIFTGVLWLGFYYWTTNHIVMQKVLSAKSVDHGRWGALLAGFLQLPLLFLLILPGTMGRAIYPDLAEADLIWPTLAFDLLPIGLRGLVLAALVAALMSTLDSVLNGASSLVVNDFIRTRKKERSAKQLLLISRAMVGVFMVLAGLWAPVILTFEGIVEYFQSFLGYVTMPAVVIFLGGLFWRRATAAAGFWTLVIGAPIGMVGFLAGEIFELYRLQFLYGTGLMLLLCVSIFVGVTLSTEAPKEEELKDCVWSRAAWREESRDLAGKPWWQNYRVLAGLLVVVTVIWVSLFI; this is encoded by the coding sequence GTGCCCGAGTTCGAACTGGCGACTATCGATCTGCTGATCGTCGGCCTGTACGTGGCCATGATCCTCGGCATCGGTTTCTGGGCGGGACGCAAGCAGCAGGATTCGGAGAGCTACTTCCTTGCCGGCCGCGGCACCCTCTGGCCCCTGGTCGGGCTCAGCCTGGTTTCCGCCAACCTCTCTGGCACCTCCTACATCGGCCTGGCAGGCGCGGGCTATCACGATGGCATCGCGGTGTGGAACTACGAGTGGATGGCCACCCTGGTACTGGTGTTCTTCGTGCTCTTCATCCTGCCGTTCTACCTGCGCTCGCGTGTCAGCACCATGCCGGAGTTCCTAGCCCGCCGCTACGACCAGCGCTCGCGCTATGCCTTTTCGCTGTTCTCGATCTTCACCGCCATCCTGATCGACAGCGCCGGCGCGCTGTTTGCCGGCGGCATCACCCTGCAGTTACTGTTCCCCGACGTGCCGCTGGGCGTGCTGATTGGCGCCATGGCGCTGCTCGGCGGCGGCTATGTGATTCTCGGTGGGCTGCGGGCGGTCATCATCACCGACACCATCCAGTGCGTGCTGCTCTACGTCGCGGGTGGCGTCATCTTCTTCATGGTCTTTCGCGAGCTGGGCTCCTGGAGCGCCGTGCAGGACGCAGCGCCGGAGGACGGTTTCAGCGTGATCAAGCCGGCCGACGACGACTTCCTGCCCTGGCCGGGGATTTTCACCGGGGTGCTGTGGTTGGGCTTCTACTACTGGACGACCAACCACATCGTGATGCAGAAGGTGCTCTCCGCCAAGAGTGTCGACCACGGCCGCTGGGGGGCACTGCTGGCGGGTTTTCTCCAGTTGCCATTGCTGTTCCTGCTGATCCTGCCCGGCACCATGGGCCGCGCCATCTACCCGGACCTGGCCGAGGCGGACCTGATCTGGCCCACGCTGGCCTTCGATCTCCTGCCTATCGGCCTACGCGGCCTGGTGCTGGCGGCGCTGGTCGCGGCGCTCATGTCGACGCTCGACTCGGTGCTCAACGGGGCGTCTTCGCTGGTGGTGAACGATTTCATCAGGACACGCAAGAAGGAGCGCAGCGCGAAGCAATTGCTGCTGATCAGCCGCGCCATGGTCGGCGTGTTCATGGTGCTTGCGGGGCTATGGGCGCCGGTGATCCTCACCTTCGAGGGCATCGTCGAGTACTTCCAGTCGTTCCTGGGCTACGTCACGATGCCGGCCGTGGTGATCTTTCTCGGCGGACTGTTCTGGCGGCGGGCCACCGCGGCAGCGGGGTTCTGGACCCTGGTCATCGGCGCGCCGATCGGCATGGTCGGTTTCCTGGCCGGCGAGATCTTCGAACTCTACCGGCTGCAGTTCCTCTACGGCACCGGCCTCATGCTGCTGCTCTGCGTGTCGATCTTCGTCGGCGTCACGCTGAGCACCGAAGCACCAAAGGAGGAGGAGCTCAAGGATTGCGTCTGGTCGCGGGCGGCCTGGCGCGAGGAGTCCCGAGACCTCGCCGGCAAGCCGTGGTGGCAGAACTATCGCGTGCTGGCGGGCCTGCTGGTGGTGGTGACGGTGATCTGGGTATCCCTGTTCATCTAG
- a CDS encoding Crp/Fnr family transcriptional regulator yields MDVSPSYLSLLLIRKWESVFSLSEEETQAIRDLPVHTMVFESNQDIVRIGDCPLHSFLVLKGFASSYKLTTVGDRQIMALHIPGDIPDLQNLYLKRIDCSIVSITPCTIGFFQLEDLRHICERFPRISAAFWRETLVDASILREWVVNIGRRDAYTRIAHLLCEFLVRLQAVGLVENGTFHFPITQANLADATGISAVHMSRALKALRENGLIQTSRMHLAVPDLERLKEAGEFDPHYLHLEENAAAGFFSAAGSKATTVIDDCRANAFRG; encoded by the coding sequence ATGGATGTAAGCCCTTCTTATCTCAGCCTTTTGCTGATCCGGAAATGGGAAAGCGTTTTCTCCTTGAGCGAAGAAGAGACGCAGGCAATACGCGACTTGCCAGTACACACCATGGTGTTTGAGTCCAACCAGGACATAGTGCGTATCGGTGACTGCCCGCTTCACTCCTTCCTGGTTCTGAAGGGCTTCGCCAGCAGTTACAAGCTGACCACGGTTGGCGATCGACAAATCATGGCTTTGCACATTCCCGGTGACATACCAGATTTGCAAAACCTTTATCTGAAACGTATTGACTGCAGTATCGTCTCGATAACTCCTTGCACGATCGGGTTCTTTCAGCTCGAAGACCTTCGCCATATATGCGAGCGCTTCCCGCGAATTTCCGCCGCCTTTTGGCGCGAAACGCTGGTGGACGCCTCGATCTTGCGGGAGTGGGTCGTCAATATCGGACGCCGCGACGCCTACACTCGGATTGCACATCTCCTCTGCGAGTTTCTGGTGCGCCTGCAGGCAGTGGGGCTCGTCGAGAACGGCACCTTCCATTTTCCGATTACGCAAGCCAACTTGGCGGATGCAACAGGCATCAGCGCGGTCCACATGAGCCGGGCCCTCAAGGCGCTTCGAGAAAATGGCCTGATCCAGACCAGCAGAATGCACCTCGCCGTCCCTGATCTGGAGAGGTTGAAGGAAGCCGGCGAGTTCGACCCTCACTACCTCCATCTGGAAGAAAACGCTGCAGCAGGCTTCTTCTCCGCTGCTGGTTCAAAGGCTACGACGGTCATCGATGATTGCAGGGCCAACGCCTTCCGGGGCTAG
- a CDS encoding type I restriction-modification system subunit M — MNTESHSQLAAFIWSVADLLRGDFKQSQYGRIILPFTLLRRLECVLEPTKAEVLDAAREHQTKPDAVREKLLLRAAAQPFFNASSLTLGKLSDTQTGDDLMSYVQSFSQHAREIFEHFEFESFVQQLNANNLLYQVVQRFASIDLSPQRLSNFGMGLVFEELIRKFAESSNETAGEHFTPRDIVHLTTSLVLTGQEEKLRPHGIVTVYDPTAGTGGFLSESDEYIQQISRDVTVSLHGQELNPESYAICKADMLIKGQAVEQIKLGNTLSDDQLAGECFDFMLSNPPFGVEWKKVQTPITNEHKQKGYDGRFGPGLPRVSDGSLLFLMHLVSKMRSRQEGGSRIGIILNGSPLFTGGAGSGESEIRRYLLQHDLVEAIVGLPTDMFYNTGIATYVWILSNHKPVERRGQVQLINAAGRASKMRKSLGSKRQFIADRDIEEIVRLYGACQESEESKLFPVEAFGYRRITVERPLRLNFQASLERLAKLDDEKPIQKLAEGEREAIKAACASLDPEQRFTNRDAFTKALKAALKEAGLKVGAPAQKAILNALSERDPEADICLDKKGNPEPDAGLRDNENVPLGESVFDYFELEVKPHVPDAWIDEEKRDPLDGRIGIVGFEIPFNRHFYKFTPPRPLEEIDADLKACTDRIKQMIEGLSA; from the coding sequence GTGAACACGGAAAGTCATTCTCAACTCGCAGCCTTCATCTGGTCTGTGGCGGACCTGCTACGCGGCGATTTCAAGCAGTCTCAGTACGGCCGCATCATCCTGCCCTTCACCCTGCTACGGCGCCTGGAGTGCGTGCTGGAGCCCACCAAGGCCGAGGTACTGGACGCCGCGCGGGAGCACCAGACCAAGCCCGACGCCGTACGCGAGAAGCTGCTGCTGCGCGCTGCCGCTCAGCCCTTCTTCAACGCCTCGTCGCTGACCCTGGGCAAGCTCTCCGACACCCAGACCGGCGATGACTTGATGAGCTACGTGCAGTCATTCAGCCAGCACGCCCGAGAGATCTTCGAGCACTTCGAGTTCGAGAGCTTCGTTCAGCAGCTCAATGCCAACAACCTGCTCTACCAAGTGGTGCAGCGCTTCGCCTCCATCGACCTGAGTCCCCAGCGGCTCTCCAACTTCGGTATGGGCCTGGTGTTCGAGGAGCTGATCCGCAAGTTCGCCGAGAGCTCCAACGAGACGGCGGGGGAGCACTTCACACCGCGCGACATCGTCCACCTGACCACGTCGCTCGTGCTCACCGGCCAGGAGGAGAAGCTGCGCCCCCATGGCATCGTCACCGTCTACGACCCCACTGCGGGCACTGGCGGCTTCCTCTCCGAGAGCGACGAGTACATCCAGCAGATCAGCCGCGACGTCACCGTCTCGCTGCACGGCCAGGAGCTCAACCCCGAGTCCTATGCCATCTGCAAGGCCGACATGCTGATCAAAGGCCAGGCGGTGGAACAGATTAAGCTCGGTAACACCCTCTCCGACGACCAGTTGGCTGGCGAGTGCTTCGACTTCATGCTCTCCAACCCGCCCTTCGGCGTTGAGTGGAAGAAGGTCCAGACGCCGATCACCAATGAGCACAAGCAGAAGGGCTACGACGGCCGCTTCGGCCCCGGCCTGCCGCGGGTCTCCGACGGTTCGCTGCTGTTCCTTATGCACTTGGTGAGCAAGATGCGCTCCCGCCAGGAGGGCGGCTCGCGCATCGGCATCATTCTTAACGGCTCGCCGCTGTTCACCGGTGGCGCCGGCAGCGGCGAGTCCGAGATCCGCCGCTACCTGTTGCAGCACGACCTGGTGGAGGCCATCGTCGGCCTGCCCACCGACATGTTCTACAACACCGGCATCGCCACCTATGTGTGGATCCTCTCCAACCACAAGCCCGTCGAGCGTCGCGGCCAGGTGCAGCTGATCAATGCCGCCGGCAGGGCCAGCAAGATGCGCAAGTCGCTGGGCAGCAAGCGCCAGTTCATCGCCGACCGCGACATCGAGGAGATCGTGCGTCTCTACGGCGCCTGCCAGGAGAGCGAGGAGAGCAAGCTCTTCCCGGTGGAGGCCTTCGGCTACCGGCGCATCACCGTGGAGCGCCCGCTGCGTCTCAACTTCCAGGCTAGCCTCGAGCGCCTGGCCAAGCTCGACGACGAGAAGCCGATCCAGAAGCTCGCGGAGGGCGAGCGCGAGGCGATCAAGGCCGCCTGCGCCAGCCTGGACCCGGAACAGCGCTTCACCAATCGCGACGCCTTTACAAAGGCGCTGAAGGCCGCCCTGAAGGAGGCGGGCCTAAAGGTCGGCGCCCCAGCGCAAAAGGCGATTCTCAACGCCCTCTCCGAGCGCGACCCCGAGGCAGACATCTGCCTCGACAAGAAGGGCAACCCCGAGCCCGACGCCGGCCTGCGCGACAACGAGAACGTGCCGCTGGGTGAATCGGTATTCGACTACTTCGAGCTCGAGGTGAAACCCCACGTCCCCGACGCCTGGATCGACGAGGAGAAGCGCGACCCGCTGGACGGCCGCATCGGCATCGTCGGCTTCGAGATCCCCTTCAACCGGCACTTTTACAAGTTCACCCCTCCGCGCCCGCTGGAGGAGATCGACGCCGACCTCAAGGCCTGCACCGACCGGATCAAGCAGATGATCGAGGGGCTGTCGGCATGA
- a CDS encoding restriction endonuclease subunit S, whose amino-acid sequence MTFPKYSVYKDSGVDWLGEVPAHWEVVKLSYLAISKGGGTPPKDELQYWNGSIPWVTPKDMKRQWISSTIDTLAEAALHASPVSMVEPGHVLIVFRSGILRHRIPAAINKVPVTVNQDVRAYNVRPRLSPDFFLRLIQGLNRELLPEWSKQGATVESLDSELVNSTLLPVPPQDEQEAITAFLDHETARIDALVEQQQRLIELLKEKRQAVISHAVTKGLDPNVAMKDSGVEWLGEIPSHWGVVALRRVLQRIEQGWSPECFSFPADEGTWGVLKAGAVNNGVYREGENKALPEGAEPRNNIEVMPGDLLMCRASGSSELIGSAAYVESTRPMLMLSDKLFRLVASQEVLPEFVALSFGSIPLRRQIGLSINGAEGLANNLSQAAIKNLKITLPPISEQRQIVSETAMVLNGLKEQVDLAVVTVELLQERRSALVSAAVTGKIDVRGWQPPAGSSVPKATQTEMV is encoded by the coding sequence ATGACATTCCCTAAGTATTCCGTGTACAAGGACTCCGGTGTTGATTGGCTGGGGGAGGTACCGGCGCATTGGGAGGTCGTAAAACTTAGCTACCTCGCTATATCGAAGGGTGGTGGAACCCCTCCTAAGGACGAACTCCAGTATTGGAATGGAAGCATTCCGTGGGTTACCCCCAAGGATATGAAGCGACAGTGGATTTCCTCGACCATTGATACACTTGCCGAGGCGGCGCTCCACGCTTCTCCGGTCAGCATGGTTGAACCAGGCCACGTTTTGATCGTTTTCAGATCTGGCATATTACGCCACAGAATTCCGGCTGCCATTAATAAAGTGCCAGTGACAGTAAACCAGGATGTTAGGGCGTATAATGTTAGGCCTCGCCTTTCACCTGATTTTTTCTTGAGGCTGATCCAGGGCTTGAATCGCGAACTTCTTCCGGAGTGGTCAAAACAGGGTGCAACGGTAGAAAGCCTGGATTCTGAACTCGTCAACTCAACCCTGCTTCCTGTGCCGCCGCAGGACGAACAAGAAGCCATCACTGCCTTCCTTGACCACGAAACCGCCCGCATCGACGCTTTGGTGGAGCAGCAGCAGCGCCTGATCGAGCTGCTCAAGGAGAAGCGCCAGGCGGTGATCTCCCATGCCGTCACCAAGGGGTTGGACCCCAATGTAGCGATGAAGGATTCTGGGGTGGAGTGGCTGGGCGAAATACCGTCGCATTGGGGTGTTGTGGCTTTACGCCGAGTTCTACAGCGAATTGAACAAGGCTGGAGTCCTGAATGCTTTAGCTTTCCAGCGGATGAAGGCACATGGGGTGTTCTTAAAGCTGGAGCTGTAAATAATGGGGTTTATCGAGAGGGCGAGAATAAAGCTTTGCCAGAAGGAGCTGAGCCAAGGAATAATATTGAGGTTATGCCTGGTGACCTGCTGATGTGTCGAGCCAGTGGCTCGTCTGAACTAATAGGTTCAGCGGCCTATGTGGAATCAACAAGGCCAATGTTAATGCTGTCTGACAAGCTTTTTAGACTTGTAGCAAGTCAAGAAGTGCTCCCCGAGTTTGTTGCTCTTTCTTTTGGCAGTATACCGCTTCGTCGTCAGATCGGACTGTCAATTAACGGGGCTGAGGGACTTGCAAACAACCTCTCTCAAGCTGCAATAAAAAATCTCAAAATTACGCTCCCGCCAATATCGGAACAGCGCCAAATTGTCTCAGAAACAGCAATGGTATTGAATGGTCTGAAGGAGCAGGTGGACTTAGCTGTCGTTACTGTCGAATTGCTGCAAGAGCGCCGCTCCGCCCTGGTTTCTGCGGCCGTTACCGGCAAGATCGACGTGCGTGGCTGGCAGCCACCAGCGGGCTCATCGGTCCCCAAAGCTACACAAACGGAGATGGTATGA
- a CDS encoding GIY-YIG nuclease family protein — translation MTQGRSIRLFLVDGTPNGLLTAEIMNWTGHVLTGPRSKLSELIQRPECGRTGIYFLVGTDPDGDLRPLVYIGESDDVATRLKQHNRPEDKGGKDFWEKVCLVTSKDLNLTKAHVKYLESLLIQKASAVGRCKLANGTAHDYVGLPESDRADMAFFIEQVRTVLPVLGMDFLRSTTKISLSPGLEHKLHTELETSQGGSSVSPRLKMEVKRQNIVAFAQEVDGEFIVLEGSLARGEWIDLKHNYRHLYKQLCDEKVLLDDGNGFKKFTHDYAFTSPSPAAAIVAGRAANGRVDWKVETTGQTYADWQDQQVSAAAAYAGEAEQ, via the coding sequence ATGACCCAAGGACGCAGCATACGGCTTTTCTTGGTGGATGGCACGCCCAACGGCCTGCTTACCGCCGAGATCATGAACTGGACCGGCCACGTGCTCACCGGGCCGCGCAGCAAGCTCAGCGAACTGATCCAGCGCCCCGAGTGCGGCCGCACCGGGATCTACTTCCTGGTCGGTACGGATCCTGATGGTGATTTACGCCCTCTGGTATACATCGGAGAAAGTGATGATGTCGCTACGCGGCTTAAACAACACAATCGACCGGAAGACAAGGGCGGCAAGGATTTCTGGGAGAAGGTGTGCCTCGTCACGAGCAAAGACCTGAACCTGACCAAGGCCCATGTGAAGTACCTAGAAAGCTTACTGATACAGAAAGCTAGTGCCGTGGGGCGTTGTAAGCTAGCTAATGGCACAGCACATGATTATGTGGGATTGCCGGAGTCCGATCGTGCCGATATGGCTTTTTTTATCGAACAGGTTCGTACAGTACTTCCCGTTCTTGGTATGGATTTCCTACGCAGTACTACAAAAATATCCCTAAGCCCTGGGCTTGAGCATAAACTGCACACAGAGCTAGAGACAAGCCAGGGCGGAAGTTCAGTAAGCCCTAGGCTGAAGATGGAAGTGAAAAGGCAAAATATTGTCGCCTTCGCCCAAGAAGTAGATGGTGAATTCATCGTTCTTGAAGGTTCTCTCGCCCGGGGAGAATGGATAGACTTGAAGCATAACTACCGGCATCTCTATAAGCAGCTCTGTGATGAAAAGGTGCTATTGGACGATGGGAACGGATTCAAGAAGTTTACGCATGACTATGCCTTCACCAGTCCGAGTCCAGCAGCGGCCATAGTCGCTGGGCGTGCCGCTAACGGTCGCGTGGACTGGAAGGTTGAGACGACCGGACAAACCTATGCTGATTGGCAAGATCAGCAGGTCAGCGCTGCAGCTGCGTATGCCGGGGAGGCTGAGCAGTAG